GCCGCCTGGAAAACCTGGCGGCCGGCCTGCGTTTCGCCGCCCGCGCCATCGGGCAGCGCTATACGCCGCTGCTGGCCCAGGTGGTGGTGACGCGCCGCTGCAACCTGGCCTGCGGTTATTGCAACGAGTACGACGACTTCTCGCCGCCCGTGCCGCTGAAAGACCTGATCGCCCGCGTCGACCATCTGGCCAAGCTGAAGACCGCGTCCATCACCTTCACCGGGGGGGAGCCGCTGCTGAACCCCCATTTGGACAAGGCGGTGCGCTACGCCCGGTCCAAGGGCATGATCGTCACCACCATCACCAACGGCTTCCGCCTGACCAAGGATTGGATCGACAGGCTGAACAACGCCGGCCTCCAGGGGATGCAGATCAGCATCGACAACCTTGAGCCCGACGACATATCGATGAAGAGCTTGAAGTCGGTCGAGGGCAAGCTGGAACTGCTGTCCAAGCACGCGCTGTTCAAGGTCAACGTCAACTCCGTCCTGGGTGTGACGGGGGAACGGACGCAGGACGTGATCACGGTGGCGGAGACGGCGGCCAAGTACGGCCTGCAGCATTCCGTGGGCGTGCTGCACGACGGCAGCGGCCTGCTGAAGCCGCTGAGCCCGGCGCAGATGCAGGCCTATGAGCGGGTCACCGAGATTTCGCCGTCCATGGTGCACAGCCTGAACTATTGGCTGTTCCAGAAGAACCTGATGAACGGCAAGGGCAACGACTGGAAGTGCCGCGCCGGCGCCCGTTACCTCTACGTCACCGAGGACGGCCGGGTGCATTGGTGCTCACAGCAGCGCGGATATCCCAACAAGCCGCTGCTGGACTACACGGTCGAGGACATCAAGCGCGAGTACCACACCGAAAAGGGCTGTGCCGCGACCTGTACCCTCAGCTGCGTGCACCAGATGAGTATGTTCGACCGGCGGCGCCAGGCCATCCCGGACCCGACGACGCCAGCCACCACGGTGGCTCACCCGGTGGGTGCGAAGCCGGTCAGCTGACCGGCTTCTTCTCCCGGTCGTAACGGAACAGACCGGCATAGGTGGCCGCCATCGCCACCACCACGATGGCGACGCCGACCATGGGTTGGCCGGCGCCCGGCAGCAGGCGCACGGCCCCGACCACCGCCGCCATGACGGCGACGCCGACAGCCGGCAGCACGAAGGTGCGGGCCACACCGCCGGCCTTGATGCCCCAGGTCCGCTCCAGATAACGCCCCCCCCAGATCAGCAAGGGCGGGTAGATCGCCAGCCACAC
The Azospirillaceae bacterium DNA segment above includes these coding regions:
- a CDS encoding radical SAM protein: MTSTIDTDTAQLEALPSDGLPAGTPEGRPGRLENLAAGLRFAARAIGQRYTPLLAQVVVTRRCNLACGYCNEYDDFSPPVPLKDLIARVDHLAKLKTASITFTGGEPLLNPHLDKAVRYARSKGMIVTTITNGFRLTKDWIDRLNNAGLQGMQISIDNLEPDDISMKSLKSVEGKLELLSKHALFKVNVNSVLGVTGERTQDVITVAETAAKYGLQHSVGVLHDGSGLLKPLSPAQMQAYERVTEISPSMVHSLNYWLFQKNLMNGKGNDWKCRAGARYLYVTEDGRVHWCSQQRGYPNKPLLDYTVEDIKREYHTEKGCAATCTLSCVHQMSMFDRRRQAIPDPTTPATTVAHPVGAKPVS